The following are encoded together in the Carboxydothermus pertinax genome:
- a CDS encoding hydrolase: MPEVIKEASGIDILGKHIQSIIFTTDLVLIRNNNADAIMAVYPFTAQPIITHAIISAADQPVFIGVGGGTTRGRRVINLALDAEFQGALGVVLNSPIDNHSLKMVRQTVSIPIIITVISPEENIEARLANGADILNVSAGAKTPELVRQIRKNYPQIPIIATGGPTSDSILKTIEAGANAITYTPPSNAELMRHLMDKYRNTLTNF, translated from the coding sequence CCGGAAGTAATTAAAGAAGCTTCCGGTATTGATATCTTAGGCAAGCATATTCAATCAATAATTTTTACCACTGACCTTGTATTAATCAGGAATAACAACGCTGACGCTATCATGGCCGTTTACCCTTTTACTGCTCAACCCATTATTACCCACGCTATTATTAGCGCTGCCGATCAGCCAGTTTTTATTGGAGTTGGCGGCGGGACCACCCGGGGACGGCGGGTTATAAACCTGGCCTTAGACGCCGAATTTCAGGGCGCCCTGGGCGTTGTCTTAAATAGTCCAATCGACAACCACTCTTTAAAAATGGTACGTCAAACGGTAAGTATTCCAATAATCATAACCGTAATCTCACCGGAAGAAAATATTGAAGCCCGTTTAGCTAACGGTGCTGATATCTTAAATGTTTCGGCGGGAGCAAAAACTCCGGAATTGGTTCGACAAATTAGAAAAAACTACCCGCAAATTCCTATAATTGCTACCGGTGGCCCAACCAGTGATTCAATTTTAAAAACGATTGAAGCGGGAGCTAACGCCATAACCTACACTCCCCCGTCCAATGCCGAGTTAATGCGACACCTGATGGATAAATATCGTAACACTTTGACAAATTTTTAA